From Novipirellula galeiformis, the proteins below share one genomic window:
- the folD gene encoding bifunctional methylenetetrahydrofolate dehydrogenase/methenyltetrahydrofolate cyclohydrolase FolD, producing the protein MTAEILDGKRIAAEIREEVAQAVKKLQLELTRKVVPCLAAVLVGEDPASQVYVRNKQRACEKAGIEGRTHRLPADTSQTQLLELIGQLNEDVSVNGILVQLPLPSAGNGGAGFDERAVLDAVDPLKDVDAFSPVNVGLLMQGRPRFLPCTPHGIVQLLHRCNISVAGKHVVVVGRSDIVGKPMAMMLAQRDGSCGREVANATVTIAHSRTANLAEVCQSADCLIAAVGVPEMIKGNMVKPGAVVIDVGINRVGDKLVGDVAFAEAAEVASAITPVPGGVGPLTIAMLLHNTVLATRLQHV; encoded by the coding sequence ATGACGGCGGAAATACTCGACGGCAAGCGGATTGCTGCAGAGATTCGTGAGGAAGTAGCCCAAGCGGTTAAGAAGCTTCAACTTGAGCTTACTCGCAAAGTCGTCCCTTGTCTCGCAGCCGTACTGGTGGGTGAAGACCCCGCCAGTCAGGTGTATGTGCGTAACAAGCAACGCGCTTGCGAGAAAGCGGGGATCGAGGGACGGACGCACCGATTGCCTGCGGACACCAGCCAGACGCAGTTGCTCGAATTGATTGGTCAGTTGAACGAGGACGTTTCGGTTAACGGAATTTTGGTTCAGTTACCGTTACCATCCGCAGGCAATGGTGGAGCGGGATTCGACGAGCGCGCGGTCCTCGATGCGGTTGACCCCCTGAAGGACGTTGACGCATTTTCACCCGTGAACGTCGGGCTTTTGATGCAGGGGCGGCCACGTTTTTTGCCCTGCACGCCTCACGGAATCGTGCAACTTTTGCATCGCTGTAACATTTCCGTTGCCGGAAAACATGTCGTCGTCGTTGGACGCAGCGACATTGTCGGCAAGCCCATGGCGATGATGTTGGCGCAGCGCGACGGAAGTTGTGGCCGCGAAGTCGCCAATGCCACCGTCACGATCGCCCACAGCCGCACGGCCAACCTAGCCGAAGTTTGCCAGTCCGCAGACTGTTTGATCGCGGCCGTTGGCGTTCCCGAAATGATCAAGGGCAACATGGTCAAACCTGGTGCCGTGGTGATTGATGTCGGAATCAACCGCGTCGGTGACAAGTTGGTTGGTGACGTCGCGTTCGCCGAAGCAGCGGAAGTCGCCTCGGCGATCACGCCGGTTCCCGGCGGCGTCGGCCCGCTGACGATCGCGATGCTGCTACACAACACCGTGCTGGCGACGCGTCTGCAACATGTGTGA